ACCGGGACAGGCGCGTACATATAGAAGGAGTAAACATGTTTTTGCTCGTTGGGTGAGGAGAGGACCGGATGATGCAATCTGTTTTCTGGATTGTCCTTTTGACTGCTGCCTTGGCGAGCAGTATCGGGGGACTGCTGTTATGTCTGCGTGCCTGGTCATCCGGGGCATTGTTTGCGATGATCAGTGCAGGGGCTGGGCTACTGCTGGCGATTACGCTGCTAGATTTGATGCCACATGTCTTTTCTGACAAAAGCTTGTGGTTGATGCCATTTGTGCTCGTTGGCTTTGTTACGCTTTTTGCTTTGGAATTAATCAGCAAGTCGAGCGGAGAGTTCGGCTCCACGGGAATGATTGGGGTCATGACGGGGTTTTTATTACATGCATTTGTGGAAGGGGTCTCCTTAGTCGCTAGCCTGCGGATGGATTCAGAAGTTGGGGTATCCGTGTTGGTGGCGATGCTGCTGCACAAAATTCCGGATGGGGTAACCATCGCTTCTCTTTTGCTGGTAGCGACCAACTCGAGAAAGAAAGCATTTTGGGGGGCGACATCCCTTGGGATCGCGACGATTGCAGGAGCTCTTAGCTTTGGTTTTGCTGAGCGAATGTTTCCGCCGCATTGGTCTGGTATTATGCTGGCTATGACGACTGGTATTTTTTTATATGTATCCGCCAGCCATCTCGTCCCATATATCGGACAAACCAAAAAGGCACAGTACGGCGTTTATTTTGTTGGCGCGATGGCCGTATATCTGATTTTGTCTGCTTTTTTGCACGCGAGCCATTTGCATGCATAAAAGGTCCCTTTCCTAGCCAGTCTAGTCTGAAGGAAGGGAGTGTGGACAGACAGTATGAACCATCAAGAGCAAATGCAAAAGGACGATCTCTTGCAGTCACTCAATGAATTCCCGGTCATGGGGACGTCGTTGAATCCATTGCAGGAATCGTGGGCTTCCCCTGAAGCTCTATCAGCGCTAACCGATCAGGCCGGAAGTACCGATTAAATGTTTTTACACTGCCTCTCCCGTTTATTCACTCGTATCCATGGACAAGATCGGTTATAATGCAGGGGAATAAGTTGGGGAAGGGGCAGATACATAATGAATACATTGTTGCAAGGAAAGAACATCGTCATCATGGGCGTAGCAAACCACCGCAGTATTGCATGGGGAATTGCGCAATCCTTACATAATGCTGGAGCGAATCTGATTTTTACGTACCAAGGGGAGCGTCTGCGTGAAAACGTGGCGGCACTCACTGAAAAATTGGGAGTAGAGTCGCTGTTGGTAAATTGCGATGTCACCAAGGATGAGGATGTCGAAGCGGCATTTGCTGTAATCAAAGAAAAAGTGGGCGTTATTCACGGTCTAGCGCACTGCATCGCGTTTGCGAAAACGGAAGAGCTCGAAGGCGAGTATGTTAACACTTCCCGCGAAGGATATGCACTGGCGCAAGACATTAGCGCATTCTCCCTGGTCGCAGTTGCTCGTGCTGCTCGTCCGTTGATGACGGAGGGCGGAAGCATCGTGACTTTGACTTACCTTGGCGGTGAGCGCGTGATTCAAAACTACAACGTGATGGGTGTAGCCAAAGCTGCGCTTGATGCATCTGTTCGTTATTTGGCAAACGACTTGGGCAAAGAGAATATTCGTATCAATGCGATCTCCGCTGGTCCAATCCGTACGCTTGCTGCAAAAGGAATCCGCAATTTCAACTCCGTGCTAAAAGAAATTGAGGAAAAAGCGCCATTGCGTCGCACGATTGACCAATCGGAAGTAGGCGACACCGCTCTCTTCTTGTTCAGCAATCTCTCCCGAGGAATCACGGGTGAAATTCTGCACGTCGATGCTGGTTACAGCATTATGGGCGGCTAACCAGAAGCAAATTTCCCGAAAAAGAATAACAGGCCCCCTTTTCTCGCATACTATACCCAAATGCGTGAAAGGGGGCTTGTTTTATTATGTTTCCATTGATTACGAACATGGAAGAATTCTTGATTTATATGGGCGGCGGCTTTCAGTACTTACCTGCCCATCTCGGCGATGAAGCGGGAGGTGCGGGTCTTTCGTCCGAATCGCTCTCGGGGGATACCGATACACAAGCTGTGACGGGCCCGGGTAATCGCGACGTATAAGAGACGGCGTTCTTCTTCAAGCGCACCAAAGTCGCCTTTTCGCAGCTCATCCAATGTATACTCATGAGGAAGGGCACCTTCTACCAGATCGGGCAAGAAGACGTGGTCGTATTCAAGACCTTTTGCCCGATGGATACTTAACACATGAACAGCTTCGTCCGGGAGTGGCCGCATTGTGCGCCATTCTTTTTCTTGTCGTGCCATGTGATCGATATAAGCCAAAAAATCGCTGATTGTCCCATGGCGCTTGGAAGCTGCCAGTATTTGCTGCAGCTCATCACTCCAACGTTCCCGGCCATCTTCCCGGTCTTTCGCGCGTTTTTTCAGATAGTCGCGCAGTTTGCCATCCTCATAGATGAGCTCCAACGCCTGAGCAGGTGGAACGTCCTTGCACGCGGTGAGAATCTCATTGATTTGCTGCATGTGCTTGCGCTGATATGGTTTGAGCTGTGTCAAATGCGGGAGAACGTGCAGAATCGGCTTGTCCTCGATGATCGCTTGGCTGCGCAAGGTATTCCACATTTCGGCTGAGATGTAGAGGGTCGACAATATTTCTTTTAGTGCATCGGTATCATCCGGGTTTAACGCGAGCCGCAAATAATTCAGCGTCCAGCGAACCGTCTGGCGTTGGTAAAAGGAATCCTCCTCTTGTGTGTAATGAAAAGGAATCCCGGCTTCGCTCAGGCGCTCCAAAATGGGGCGTGCAGATTCATTGGTGCGGTACAAGATCGCGCATTCACCCAAAATGGCGCCCTGTTCACGGCGATGGATAATTTCATCGGCGATCCGGGAAGCTTGTTCTTCTTCGTCTTCCGGCTCGAATAAATAGGTGTCGCCTTCCTCACGATGAAAGGACTGACATTCCTTTGCCCAACGCTCCCGGTTGTGACCGATCAGTGAGTAGCCAAGACTGACGATCGAGGAATGGGAACGGTAGTTGACCTCGAGTGTAAATGTCGACGCCTGCGGAAAGTCTTTGGTGAAGCCCAAGATGTACTGCGGATCACTGCCGCGAAAGCCGTAAATGGACTGGTCGTCATCCCCGATGACACACAAATTGTTTTGCGGAGCGGCTAATAGCTTGACCGTCTCATACTGAATGCGATTGATATCCTGAAACTCATCGACCATCACATAGGTGATGCGTTCCTGATAACGGCGCAGAAGTCCTGGATCATCACGCAGCATTTCGTAGCAGCCAATGAGCATGTCGTCAAAGTCAAACCAATGATGCTTTTTCTTCGTGGCCTCGTACAGTGGATAAAGCTGGATTGCGCGTTTTTCTGCATCGTTCGTTGCTTCCCGATACGCGACCTCCTGAGGGAGGATGTATTCGTTTTTCCAACGGCTGATAATGCCGAGTGCTTCAGTGATCTCTGTTTCTTTTAACGTGGCAAGGTCGTCATGACCGAGCAGTGCGCCAGTCTCGCGCATCAACCGCCATTTTTGCCAATCCTTTTTCAAGAGACGCTGCTGATCCCAGCGTTCTGGCTGGTGATGCAGGAGCATTCGGTAAAAGATGCTGTGGAACGTACCAGCAATTAGCTCACGAGCTTGTCCAGCGGGTAGCTGGCGGGCAATGCGCTGACGGATTTCATCGGCGGCTTTGGTCGTAAAGGTCACGACCATGATTTGATTCGGCTTCACGCCCAAATCCGAGATCAAGTGAGTCGTGCGTGCAGTCATGACGCGTGTCTTGCCACTTCCGGCTCCGGCAAGGATGAGAAAAGGTCCCTCGGTAGCGTGCACCGCTTGCTGTTGTCCCGGATGCAGGGATTGATCGCGCATTTGCTCAGCCATGTGAGAGATGGTCTTTTTCGGCATGAAGCGTTTGCGGAAAACCGGTGGCTTCGGAGCTGGCGGAGGGGGCGTCGTGCTCGTGCCAATCGTTCTCTTTTTCGGAAGGCGAAAGGAGCCGATGCTCGTTGTATTTGCTTCGTCTACGTCTATGGATGCCTCGTTGTTGTCCTTCGTTGAGAAAGCGAGTGGTTCTTTCGCGTTATCGTCGCTGTGATCCTTTTTGGCCGTAGCAGCCAAGACAGCCTGAAAGGCGGTAGCGGCCGTCTCATTAATCGCTTGTAGCGAATCGAGAGGAGCAGGACCATTTTCCGTCAGAAGCGGGCACTCTGCTCCTTCCGGATGGAAGAAATGCGGCTCAAAGCTGATGCCAGCGTGAAGACGAAGCGCTGATGCACAGGCTGGACAGCGAACCTTGTCCTGTCGGGCAGCCATGCGCCAAAACGGTATGCGGTTGTAGTTCTCAGGTAGCAACAGGATGGGTTTGTTGTCTAGTAAAGCGTAGTTCATCAGGACACCTCGGAAACAAGAAGTGCCCCCTGTCGGCAGGGGACACTTGCCATTATGGTTGTTCTTTTTGATTAGGAGTGCAGCGACACGATATCCTGAGGGACAGCGGACGAATCTTCTGCTCCCAAATACGTGATGCTCACCCGTGTAATGCGATGGTTTTCTAGTTCACTGATCGCAAAAAGATAGCCTTGGAATGTAACGGTCGTGCCTTTTGCGACCTCTTCATTTAACTGGCTGTAGAGCCATCCGGCAATGGTATCGACCTCATCGGAAACGACTTCAATCGATATGTAATCATTCAGTTCTGTCAAGAGAGTTTTGCCGGAAACCGAGAGCGTATTGCTGGAGCTTTCTTCAATTTCAGGGCGCTCATTTTCATCGAACTCATCCTGAATATCACCGACGATTTCCTCCAAAATGTCCTCCATCGTTAACAACCCTGCTGTACCGCCATATTCGTCAATCACGATGGCAAGCTGGGAACGGCGCTTTTGCATTAAGCGCAAGACGTGGCTAATTTCCATGGATTCCGGCACCGTCAATAATGGACGAAGAAAATCAGTTAGCTCTGCTTTCCCTGTCGTGAGCGCAGAGAGGTAAAAGTCTGAGGTGTGCACAAAGCCAATCAGCCTGTCCTTATCCTCATGAGCGACGGGAAAGCGCGAATGGCGTGACTCTCTCATGATTTCGAGGTTTTCGTCAAACGTGTTGTCATCGTAGAGGCAAATCATATCAATCCGTGGAATCATAATTTCCCGGGCAAGGCGTTCGGAAAACACGAAGACATTGTCGACTAACGCCATCTCGGTCTGGTCAATGTGACCACTTTTATGACTCTGGTTCATAAGAAGGCGGATTTCTTCTTCCGTATGAGCCGATTCGGTTTCGGTGGCAGGCTCGATTCCTAGGCGTCTGATTAGTAAATTGGCCGCTCCGTTTAAAAGCCAGATGAGCGGATAGCTCAGCTTGTAGAAGAATATGAGCGGTGCGGCAGTCCATAGGGAAGTCGCCTCCGCTTTTTGAATCGCCAAAGACTTAGGCGCAAGCTCTCCGAATACGATATGGAGAAATGTGATGATAGCAAAAGCGATCGCAAGTGAGGTCGGACCGACCAAATAGGATGGGAAATGAAAAAATGCCATGACAGGCGCGACGTACTGGGCGACGGCAGGTTCACCGACCCAGCCTAACCCCAGCGAAGCCA
The window above is part of the Brevibacillus antibioticus genome. Proteins encoded here:
- a CDS encoding hemolysin family protein, which gives rise to MCLESPIGEITLNLLLVVFLVLLNGFFVAAEFSLVKVRQTRLTQLVSEGNNKSARYAQKVTRELDAYLSACQLGITLASLGLGWVGEPAVAQYVAPVMAFFHFPSYLVGPTSLAIAFAIITFLHIVFGELAPKSLAIQKAEATSLWTAAPLIFFYKLSYPLIWLLNGAANLLIRRLGIEPATETESAHTEEEIRLLMNQSHKSGHIDQTEMALVDNVFVFSERLAREIMIPRIDMICLYDDNTFDENLEIMRESRHSRFPVAHEDKDRLIGFVHTSDFYLSALTTGKAELTDFLRPLLTVPESMEISHVLRLMQKRRSQLAIVIDEYGGTAGLLTMEDILEEIVGDIQDEFDENERPEIEESSSNTLSVSGKTLLTELNDYISIEVVSDEVDTIAGWLYSQLNEEVAKGTTVTFQGYLFAISELENHRITRVSITYLGAEDSSAVPQDIVSLHS
- a CDS encoding UvrD-helicase domain-containing protein, which produces MNYALLDNKPILLLPENYNRIPFWRMAARQDKVRCPACASALRLHAGISFEPHFFHPEGAECPLLTENGPAPLDSLQAINETAATAFQAVLAATAKKDHSDDNAKEPLAFSTKDNNEASIDVDEANTTSIGSFRLPKKRTIGTSTTPPPPAPKPPVFRKRFMPKKTISHMAEQMRDQSLHPGQQQAVHATEGPFLILAGAGSGKTRVMTARTTHLISDLGVKPNQIMVVTFTTKAADEIRQRIARQLPAGQARELIAGTFHSIFYRMLLHHQPERWDQQRLLKKDWQKWRLMRETGALLGHDDLATLKETEITEALGIISRWKNEYILPQEVAYREATNDAEKRAIQLYPLYEATKKKHHWFDFDDMLIGCYEMLRDDPGLLRRYQERITYVMVDEFQDINRIQYETVKLLAAPQNNLCVIGDDDQSIYGFRGSDPQYILGFTKDFPQASTFTLEVNYRSHSSIVSLGYSLIGHNRERWAKECQSFHREEGDTYLFEPEDEEEQASRIADEIIHRREQGAILGECAILYRTNESARPILERLSEAGIPFHYTQEEDSFYQRQTVRWTLNYLRLALNPDDTDALKEILSTLYISAEMWNTLRSQAIIEDKPILHVLPHLTQLKPYQRKHMQQINEILTACKDVPPAQALELIYEDGKLRDYLKKRAKDREDGRERWSDELQQILAASKRHGTISDFLAYIDHMARQEKEWRTMRPLPDEAVHVLSIHRAKGLEYDHVFLPDLVEGALPHEYTLDELRKGDFGALEEERRLLYVAITRARHSLCIGIPRERFGRKTRTSRFIAEMGR
- the fabI gene encoding enoyl-ACP reductase FabI; protein product: MNTLLQGKNIVIMGVANHRSIAWGIAQSLHNAGANLIFTYQGERLRENVAALTEKLGVESLLVNCDVTKDEDVEAAFAVIKEKVGVIHGLAHCIAFAKTEELEGEYVNTSREGYALAQDISAFSLVAVARAARPLMTEGGSIVTLTYLGGERVIQNYNVMGVAKAALDASVRYLANDLGKENIRINAISAGPIRTLAAKGIRNFNSVLKEIEEKAPLRRTIDQSEVGDTALFLFSNLSRGITGEILHVDAGYSIMGG
- a CDS encoding ZIP family metal transporter, producing the protein MMQSVFWIVLLTAALASSIGGLLLCLRAWSSGALFAMISAGAGLLLAITLLDLMPHVFSDKSLWLMPFVLVGFVTLFALELISKSSGEFGSTGMIGVMTGFLLHAFVEGVSLVASLRMDSEVGVSVLVAMLLHKIPDGVTIASLLLVATNSRKKAFWGATSLGIATIAGALSFGFAERMFPPHWSGIMLAMTTGIFLYVSASHLVPYIGQTKKAQYGVYFVGAMAVYLILSAFLHASHLHA